The Tamandua tetradactyla isolate mTamTet1 chromosome 23, mTamTet1.pri, whole genome shotgun sequence genome includes a window with the following:
- the LOC143666836 gene encoding hemoglobin subunit zeta, with product MSLTRSEQDIITSIWAKVSSQADAIGTETLERLFASHPQTKTYFPHFDLRPGSAQLRVHGSKVVAAVGDAVRSLDNIAGALARLSELHAYVLRVDPVNFKLLSHCLLVTVAARFPADFTAEAHEAWDKFLSIVSSVLTAKYR from the exons ATGTCGCTGACCAGGTCCGAGCAGGACATCATCACGTCCATCTGGGCCAAGGTCTCCTCGCAGGCCGACGCCATTGGCACCGAGACCCTGGAGCG GCTGTTCGCCAGCCACCCGCAGACCAAGACCTACTTCCCGCACTTCGACCTGCGCCCGGGCTCGGCGCAGCTGCGCGTGCACGGCTCCAAGGTGGTGGCGGCCGTGGGCGACGCGGTCCGGAGCCTCGACAACATCGCAGGCGCCCTGGCCAGGCTGAGCGAGCTGCACGCCTACGTCCTGCGCGTGGACCCGGTCAACTTCAAg CTCCTGTCCCACTGCCTGCTGGTCACCGTGGCCGCGCGCTTCCCCGCCGACTTCACGGCCGAGGCGCACGAGGCCTGGGACAAGTTCCTGTCCATCGTGTCCTCCGTGCTGACCGCGAAGTACCGATGA